From the genome of Alicyclobacillus sp. SO9:
GCTGGTCCGTGCCCAAGGATGGTACCTTGACCGTGACCAGGTGCATCGACAACGTCGAAACAGATAGTCCCCTCAAGTGCAATGGCAATATCCGGCTGTACCCGATGTGCCACTGCCGTGGCGCCCCGGAGACCGACTTCCTCTTGTACGGTAAAAGCACCAATGAGAGGCAAGGCGTAGGAATCCTGAAGGACTTCGGTGAGGATGCCGCAACCAACGCGATCGTCAAAGGATTTTCCCTTGGCACAGTTATCACCAATTTCACCGTACTTCGTCGTAAACACCGCTACATCTCCAGGCTGGACAACCCGGTTGGCATCTTCCTTATCTACGGCACCAATGTCTATGTACAATTGGTGAAACCCTAACGGCTGACGCCGTTCGTCCGGTTTTTGCAAATGAATCGGCTTTGCGCCGATGACGCCCATAATGCGGTCTGCACCAATGGCCACCGGTTTGGATACAAGAATTCGCGGATCTACGCCGCCTACGGCCCGAAACCGCAGCAGGCCGCTGTCTTCGATGTGAACAATCATGAGCCCGACTTCGTCCATATGTGCATCGAGCATTACCTTCGGGCCCTGAGAGCTGGTGCTCTTTTCGGTAATCAAGCTCCCAAGCACATCGGTGTACAGTGCATCCACCGAATCCTTGACTCGCCTCCAAATCACATCCCTGATTTCGTCTTCAAATCCGGACGGCCCCATGGCTTCGGTTAACTGTTTCAATAGCATGAGAGTCCCTCCACATATTCAG
Proteins encoded in this window:
- a CDS encoding M42 family metallopeptidase, giving the protein MLLKQLTEAMGPSGFEDEIRDVIWRRVKDSVDALYTDVLGSLITEKSTSSQGPKVMLDAHMDEVGLMIVHIEDSGLLRFRAVGGVDPRILVSKPVAIGADRIMGVIGAKPIHLQKPDERRQPLGFHQLYIDIGAVDKEDANRVVQPGDVAVFTTKYGEIGDNCAKGKSFDDRVGCGILTEVLQDSYALPLIGAFTVQEEVGLRGATAVAHRVQPDIAIALEGTICFDVVDAPGHGQGTILGHGPAFTVFDGLTIADKRFLDFMVSIAQKNDIPYQFRRVRGGSNDFGSIHQTRNGVVGGAISVPVRYIHAPAQIISLDDYQNSIRLVKAILHELAAGAWTDAAASSL